Proteins from a single region of Companilactobacillus farciminis KCTC 3681 = DSM 20184:
- a CDS encoding oleate hydratase: MYRSNGNYEAFARPMKPAGVDEKSAYIVGSGLAGLAAVTFLIRDGQMKPDKIHILEELGLPGGSMDGIWNEQKGYIIRGGREMEPHFETLWDLFRSIPSLENPDASVLDEFYWLNKKDPSFSHGRVIQEQGKELPTEGDLTLTPKAVQELLDLVMTPEKDLDGKKINEVFSEDFLNSNFWLYWSTMFAFEPWASAMEMRRYLMRFCHHIDSLSNLSSLRFTKYNQYESLIQPMVKFLEDKGVQFTYNTHVENIQVDTSGDGKVATEIEMTTDGKDSSIKLTENDLVFVTNGSITESTTYGDKTHPAPVEHELGSSWSLWENLAKQDPAFGNPDVFCKNIPEANWVISGTITLTDDQVVPYIEKISKKDPHSGSIVTSGPVTIKDSNWLYGYSISRQKHFKRQKDNELVVWVYGLFSDKPGNFVHKKITECSGDELCEEWLYHIGVPTDKIEDIAKNHANTIPAHMPYITSYFMPRKVGDRPLVVPKGSKNLAFIGNFAETERDTVFTTEYSVRTAMEAVYTLLDVDRGVPEVFGSAYDVRVLLRAIYYLDGKKKLEDIKLPFKERMVEKKVMEKIHGTYIEELMKDAHLL, translated from the coding sequence ATGTATAGAAGTAATGGAAATTATGAAGCATTTGCAAGACCAATGAAGCCAGCTGGAGTTGATGAAAAATCAGCTTATATTGTAGGTTCAGGATTAGCTGGTTTAGCTGCCGTAACTTTTTTGATTCGTGATGGTCAAATGAAACCAGATAAAATTCATATTTTAGAAGAATTAGGACTACCTGGTGGTAGTATGGATGGTATTTGGAATGAACAAAAGGGTTACATTATTCGTGGTGGAAGAGAAATGGAACCACATTTTGAAACTCTTTGGGATTTGTTTAGATCGATTCCATCTTTGGAAAATCCAGATGCTTCTGTTTTGGATGAATTTTATTGGTTGAATAAAAAAGATCCTAGTTTCTCTCATGGTCGTGTTATTCAGGAGCAAGGCAAAGAATTACCAACTGAAGGAGATTTAACTTTGACTCCTAAGGCAGTTCAAGAATTGCTCGATTTGGTGATGACACCGGAGAAAGATTTGGATGGCAAGAAGATCAACGAAGTATTTTCAGAAGATTTCTTGAATTCTAATTTCTGGCTCTACTGGTCAACAATGTTTGCTTTTGAACCATGGGCTAGTGCAATGGAAATGAGACGTTATTTGATGCGTTTTTGCCATCACATCGATTCATTGTCTAATTTGTCATCATTGAGATTCACTAAGTACAATCAATATGAATCACTCATTCAACCAATGGTTAAATTTTTGGAAGACAAAGGTGTGCAATTTACTTACAATACTCACGTTGAAAACATTCAAGTCGATACTTCTGGTGATGGTAAGGTTGCCACAGAAATTGAGATGACGACTGATGGCAAAGACAGTTCTATCAAATTAACTGAAAACGACTTAGTCTTTGTCACTAATGGTTCGATCACTGAGAGTACTACATATGGTGATAAAACTCATCCAGCTCCAGTCGAACATGAACTAGGCAGTAGCTGGTCACTTTGGGAGAATTTGGCTAAACAAGACCCTGCCTTTGGTAATCCAGATGTCTTTTGCAAGAATATTCCTGAAGCTAATTGGGTAATTTCTGGAACAATTACTTTGACGGATGATCAAGTGGTTCCATATATTGAAAAAATTAGTAAAAAAGATCCTCACAGTGGGTCAATTGTTACTAGTGGACCAGTAACTATTAAGGATTCAAATTGGTTGTATGGTTATTCAATCAGTCGTCAAAAACACTTTAAGAGACAAAAAGATAATGAATTAGTTGTTTGGGTTTATGGATTGTTCTCTGACAAACCTGGTAACTTTGTTCACAAGAAGATCACAGAATGTAGCGGTGATGAGCTATGTGAAGAATGGTTGTATCACATTGGCGTCCCAACTGATAAGATTGAAGATATTGCTAAGAACCATGCCAATACGATTCCTGCTCACATGCCATATATCACTTCTTACTTCATGCCTAGAAAAGTGGGCGACCGTCCTTTAGTAGTACCAAAGGGTTCAAAGAATTTAGCCTTCATTGGAAACTTTGCCGAAACTGAACGTGATACAGTCTTTACAACTGAATATTCAGTTAGAACTGCTATGGAAGCTGTCTATACTTTGCTAGATGTTGATCGTGGTGTTCCAGAGGTCTTTGGTTCAGCATACGATGTCAGAGTATTGTTGAGAGCTATTTACTACTTGGATGGCAAGAAGAAGTTAGAAGATATTAAGTTGCCATTTAAGGAGCGCATGGTAGAGAAGAAAGTCATGGAGAAAATCCATGGAACTTATATTGAAGAATTAATGAAAGATGCACATTTGCTTTAG
- the glyA gene encoding serine hydroxymethyltransferase, producing MVVVQYSTGDKEVFDLINKEEQRQNRNIELIASENIVSDNVRKAQGSVLTNKYAEGYPGHRYYGGCEYIDGIEQIAIDRAKKLFNAEYVNVQPHSGSQANAAAYQAVLKPGDRVLGMDLNAGGHLTHGSKVNFSGKIYDFFSYGVNDEGLIDYDDVQRIAEEVKPHLIVAGASAYSRIIDFKKFRAIADSVGAYLMVDMAHIAGLVAVGLHPTPVGVADIVTTTTHKTLRGPRGGMILANAELGKKLNSAVFPGTQGGPLEHVIAGKAVAFGEDLQPEFKTYMEQVVKNAAAMAKVIDAADNLSVLTGGTDNHLLNVVLTECDLNGMEVQNLLDSIHITTNKEAIPNDPLPPKYTSGLRLGSPAVTSRGFDEKDCDEVAHIIVDAIKYHDNPEKLQELDARTKALTDKHPIK from the coding sequence ATGGTCGTAGTGCAATATAGTACAGGTGATAAAGAAGTATTCGATCTAATTAATAAGGAAGAACAACGACAAAATAGAAATATTGAGTTGATTGCTTCTGAAAATATCGTTTCTGACAACGTTAGAAAAGCTCAAGGATCAGTTTTGACTAACAAATATGCTGAAGGTTATCCTGGGCACCGCTACTATGGTGGTTGTGAATATATCGATGGTATCGAACAAATCGCAATCGACCGTGCTAAGAAACTTTTCAATGCCGAATACGTTAATGTTCAACCACATTCAGGTTCACAAGCCAATGCTGCTGCTTATCAAGCTGTTCTAAAACCAGGAGACCGAGTTTTAGGTATGGATCTTAATGCCGGTGGTCATTTAACTCACGGTTCAAAAGTTAACTTTTCTGGTAAAATTTATGATTTCTTCTCATATGGCGTTAATGATGAAGGTTTGATCGATTATGACGACGTTCAAAGAATCGCTGAAGAAGTCAAGCCACACTTGATTGTTGCTGGTGCTTCTGCATACAGTCGTATCATTGACTTCAAGAAATTCAGAGCAATTGCTGATTCTGTCGGTGCATATTTGATGGTCGATATGGCCCACATTGCTGGACTAGTTGCTGTTGGTTTACACCCTACTCCAGTTGGAGTTGCCGATATTGTTACTACTACTACTCACAAAACTTTAAGAGGACCTCGTGGTGGTATGATCCTTGCCAATGCTGAATTAGGTAAGAAACTTAACTCAGCTGTCTTCCCAGGTACACAAGGTGGACCACTAGAACACGTCATTGCTGGTAAGGCCGTTGCTTTTGGCGAAGACCTTCAACCAGAATTCAAGACTTACATGGAACAAGTTGTTAAAAATGCTGCGGCAATGGCTAAAGTCATCGATGCTGCAGATAACCTTTCTGTCCTAACTGGTGGCACGGATAATCACTTGCTAAATGTTGTTCTAACAGAATGTGACTTGAATGGTATGGAAGTACAAAACTTACTAGATTCTATTCACATCACAACTAATAAGGAAGCTATTCCAAACGACCCATTGCCTCCAAAATATACTTCCGGTTTACGTCTAGGCTCTCCTGCTGTTACTTCAAGAGGTTTTGACGAAAAAGACTGTGACGAAGTAGCTCACATCATCGTTGACGCTATCAAATATCACGACAATCCTGAAAAATTACAAGAATTAGATGCACGTACTAAAGCATTGACTGACAAGCATCCTATCAAATAA
- the htpX gene encoding zinc metalloprotease HtpX — translation MIYEQIDRNKRKTYLIFFIFFLILAALGSFIGAYFFDNIYSGIVVAVIIAVVYTLITYFQSTSIVMQMNGAKKLNSAKEAPDLWHIVEDLTMVADIPMPEIYIIDDPSPNAFATGRDPEHSAVAVTSGLYKMMNREELEGVLAHEISHVRNYDIRVSTISVALSSAIILICSIIGNAYRWWIPMSDDDRDNNNSGAIRAVLWLVGLIFAIIGPMIATLVQMAISRNREYLADVSGAELTRNPQGLINALEKLEQSTKPMKRVDDASAALYIDDPNKKKHFAGLFDTHPPLDKRIEALKKTFQ, via the coding sequence ATGATTTACGAACAGATTGATCGTAACAAACGTAAAACCTACTTGATATTTTTTATCTTCTTTTTGATATTAGCTGCTTTAGGCAGTTTTATCGGTGCCTATTTCTTCGACAATATTTACTCAGGTATCGTTGTAGCGGTAATTATTGCAGTCGTTTATACATTGATAACCTACTTTCAGTCAACTAGTATCGTAATGCAAATGAACGGTGCTAAAAAACTCAACTCGGCTAAAGAAGCACCAGATCTATGGCACATCGTTGAAGACTTAACAATGGTCGCTGACATCCCAATGCCAGAAATTTACATCATTGACGACCCTAGTCCTAACGCTTTTGCAACCGGGCGTGACCCAGAGCATTCAGCAGTTGCCGTAACTAGTGGTTTATATAAGATGATGAATCGTGAGGAACTAGAGGGCGTTTTGGCACATGAAATTTCTCACGTTAGAAACTACGATATTCGTGTTTCAACTATTTCAGTCGCCTTGTCGTCAGCCATCATTTTGATTTGTTCTATTATCGGTAATGCTTATCGTTGGTGGATTCCGATGAGTGATGATGACCGTGACAACAATAATTCTGGTGCTATTCGTGCAGTTCTTTGGTTAGTTGGTTTAATCTTTGCAATTATAGGACCAATGATTGCTACTCTAGTTCAGATGGCAATTTCAAGAAACCGTGAGTATTTGGCCGATGTTTCTGGTGCTGAGCTGACTAGAAATCCACAAGGACTGATCAATGCTCTCGAAAAGCTCGAACAGAGTACTAAACCAATGAAACGAGTCGATGATGCTTCAGCGGCTCTTTATATTGATGATCCTAATAAGAAGAAACATTTTGCAGGATTATTCGATACTCATCCACCATTAGACAAACGGATCGAAGCTTTAAAGAAGACCTTTCAGTAA
- a CDS encoding ArsR/SmtB family transcription factor, with protein MAEETMNLFKKGMPIFSIFQDENRQKIILLLCKDKELTVNQITDQLNLSRPAVSHHLKLMLDAKVIAVNKVGKERFYRVSLDETVQLLKDLTVSLEKSISSK; from the coding sequence ATGGCCGAAGAAACTATGAATCTTTTTAAAAAAGGTATGCCGATTTTTTCAATTTTTCAAGATGAGAATCGTCAAAAAATTATTTTACTATTATGTAAAGACAAAGAATTAACTGTCAATCAAATTACCGATCAACTGAATTTATCACGTCCAGCTGTCTCACACCATCTCAAATTGATGCTAGATGCTAAAGTTATCGCAGTAAACAAAGTTGGTAAAGAACGATTTTACCGTGTTTCACTAGATGAAACTGTACAATTATTGAAAGATTTGACCGTTTCCCTCGAAAAAAGTATTTCATCTAAATAA
- a CDS encoding type 1 glutamine amidotransferase domain-containing protein → MKKILVVLTNTIKYLGTQQATGLWLGEATEFVDEVTKVGFSVDYVSPKGGFVPLDPRSFKYTDKSTMDIYSSPDFQQRALTNSLKPEEINPKDYLAIYYTGGHGVMWDFPTNQKLQQITNDIYQQGGFVTSVCHGIAGLLNVKDDSGNYLITGKKITGFTTTEEILAGKRKVVPFLNEDVAKLHGADFQKKRAYKEFAIQDGQLITGQNPFSARAVAKLLIKNKN, encoded by the coding sequence ATGAAAAAAATCTTAGTCGTTTTAACAAATACAATTAAATATTTAGGCACGCAACAAGCTACTGGACTTTGGCTAGGCGAAGCTACCGAATTTGTCGACGAAGTTACCAAAGTAGGTTTTTCAGTTGATTACGTCAGTCCCAAAGGTGGTTTCGTTCCCTTAGATCCTCGTAGTTTCAAATACACTGACAAATCCACCATGGACATTTATAGCAGTCCTGATTTTCAACAGCGAGCTTTAACCAATTCATTAAAACCTGAAGAAATCAATCCCAAAGATTATCTAGCTATTTATTACACTGGCGGTCACGGTGTGATGTGGGACTTCCCTACCAATCAAAAATTACAACAAATCACTAATGACATTTATCAACAAGGCGGCTTCGTAACTTCAGTCTGTCATGGCATCGCTGGATTACTAAACGTCAAAGATGATTCCGGTAATTATTTGATTACTGGCAAAAAGATCACCGGTTTTACGACTACCGAAGAAATTCTTGCTGGTAAAAGAAAAGTCGTTCCTTTTTTGAATGAGGATGTTGCTAAATTACACGGCGCTGATTTTCAAAAGAAACGAGCTTATAAAGAATTTGCCATTCAAGATGGACAATTGATCACTGGTCAAAATCCATTTTCAGCACGTGCGGTGGCTAAGTTGTTAATCAAAAATAAGAATTGA
- a CDS encoding LemA family protein: MKTIIIIVVIILLIAIYAGMYNSLVKYRNRAREFSSQIDVQLKRRTDLIPNLVETVKGYAKHEKETLANVIQLRNNVNAADSLQDKVEADSALSGALRQVFALAENYPDLKANQEFSQLMEELSNTENKVSYARQAYNSQVQAYDTAIQTFPRNIIAGIHGFKEMNFLQIPDADKVAPKVKF, from the coding sequence ATGAAAACTATAATAATTATCGTTGTTATTATCTTATTGATTGCTATTTATGCTGGCATGTACAATAGCCTCGTTAAATATCGTAATCGTGCTCGTGAATTCAGTTCTCAAATCGACGTTCAATTGAAACGTCGGACTGATTTGATTCCTAACTTAGTTGAAACTGTCAAAGGTTACGCTAAGCACGAAAAAGAAACTCTCGCAAACGTTATCCAATTAAGAAATAACGTTAACGCAGCTGACTCGTTACAAGACAAAGTCGAAGCTGACAGTGCCTTGAGTGGTGCTTTGAGACAAGTCTTTGCCTTGGCCGAAAACTATCCTGATTTAAAAGCCAATCAAGAATTCTCTCAATTAATGGAAGAATTATCCAACACTGAAAATAAAGTTTCATATGCACGTCAAGCTTACAACAGTCAAGTCCAGGCTTACGATACCGCAATTCAAACTTTTCCACGTAACATCATTGCAGGAATTCATGGATTTAAGGAAATGAACTTCCTCCAAATTCCTGACGCTGATAAAGTTGCTCCTAAAGTTAAATTTTAG
- a CDS encoding DNA/RNA non-specific endonuclease, with translation MYMLLLIVIGLIVLFTAFMIKPKKRVQKKLVSLGIILVIAGGSGVYQSYQGNLSTGDNPKRVEKTTTADSDLANLNYQGTQEVEVNNNTPTFTKSELTVSNGPWQQFADLDNLNRAIQADALLSKSLMPTAKREALYVNPTGWHNKRIKGGWLYNRSHLIGYQLTGQNNNPKNLMTGTRSLNSPEMLKHENDIAYYLKQNPNNFIRYRVKPIYRGDELVARGVQMMAESLSSNGQADHGVSFNVYIFNVEKGVKINYSDGTSVVNNN, from the coding sequence ATGTATATGTTATTACTCATTGTCATAGGTTTAATCGTACTGTTTACCGCTTTTATGATCAAACCTAAAAAACGAGTCCAAAAGAAGTTAGTATCCTTAGGAATAATCTTAGTTATTGCTGGGGGTTCAGGAGTTTATCAGTCCTATCAAGGGAATTTAAGTACTGGCGATAATCCTAAACGGGTTGAAAAAACCACTACTGCTGATTCTGACTTGGCTAACTTGAATTATCAAGGTACTCAAGAAGTGGAAGTTAATAACAATACACCTACTTTCACAAAATCCGAACTAACTGTTTCGAATGGTCCTTGGCAACAATTTGCCGACTTAGACAATTTAAACCGAGCCATCCAAGCAGATGCTTTATTAAGTAAAAGTCTGATGCCTACTGCCAAACGTGAAGCACTCTATGTTAACCCTACTGGTTGGCATAATAAGCGTATTAAAGGCGGTTGGCTATATAATCGTTCACACTTAATCGGTTATCAATTGACTGGACAAAATAATAATCCTAAGAATCTGATGACCGGTACCCGCTCTTTGAACTCGCCTGAAATGCTCAAACATGAAAACGATATTGCTTACTATCTCAAGCAAAATCCTAATAACTTTATTAGATATCGTGTCAAACCGATATATCGTGGCGATGAATTAGTTGCTCGTGGCGTCCAAATGATGGCTGAGTCCTTGTCTAGCAACGGACAAGCCGATCATGGAGTTTCTTTCAACGTTTATATCTTTAATGTTGAAAAGGGTGTGAAGATTAATTATAGTGATGGTACCAGCGTAGTTAATAATAATTAA
- a CDS encoding aldo/keto reductase yields the protein MYKLNDGQKIPSFGFGTYKLNGRSGVQSIVSAINNGYTMLDTAYNYENEGTVGRAIAESGINRDQLTVTSKLPGRYYAYDDAITALQESLYRAHLDYFDLYLLHWPNPKRGMYVEAWQALIDAQKFGLVKSIGVCNFLPEHLNKLKDETGIMPSVNQIELHPYFNQEPMRQFDADNGIVTMDWSPLGRASSVLQDELLIKLSKKYKKTVGQMILRWELQLNTIPIPKSASPVRQRENMDIFDFEISEEDMRQINGLTKPNGRTKNQDPAVYEEF from the coding sequence ATGTATAAATTAAATGATGGACAAAAGATTCCTAGTTTTGGTTTTGGAACTTACAAGTTAAATGGACGTAGTGGTGTTCAAAGTATTGTTTCGGCCATTAACAATGGTTATACGATGCTGGATACAGCCTATAATTATGAAAATGAGGGCACCGTTGGTAGAGCTATTGCTGAAAGTGGCATTAATCGTGATCAATTGACAGTTACTTCTAAATTACCCGGTCGATATTACGCTTACGATGATGCCATAACGGCGCTACAAGAATCGTTGTATCGAGCACACCTAGATTATTTTGACTTGTATTTATTGCACTGGCCTAATCCTAAGCGTGGTATGTATGTTGAAGCTTGGCAAGCTTTGATTGATGCCCAAAAATTTGGACTCGTAAAGTCGATTGGTGTCTGCAACTTTTTACCAGAACATTTGAACAAACTAAAAGATGAAACAGGCATTATGCCAAGCGTTAATCAAATTGAGTTGCATCCATACTTCAACCAAGAACCAATGCGTCAATTTGATGCAGATAACGGTATCGTAACGATGGACTGGAGTCCACTTGGACGTGCTAGTTCTGTATTGCAAGATGAATTATTGATTAAATTAAGCAAAAAATATAAAAAAACTGTTGGTCAAATGATACTGAGATGGGAATTGCAATTAAATACAATTCCTATTCCCAAATCAGCTTCACCAGTTCGTCAACGTGAAAATATGGATATTTTTGATTTTGAAATTTCGGAAGAAGATATGCGTCAAATCAACGGTTTGACTAAGCCTAACGGTCGAACGAAGAATCAAGATCCAGCGGTATATGAAGAGTTTTAA
- a CDS encoding SLAP domain-containing protein: MKKFAKYMGITAAALLAVAPIAAPVINASTEVTAEATTVSGDVLNQVNAAKVTGDITSNEDGTYNFTGSVPAVLDGKASSINVSNVTLTPGESRYFDYPEIPNYTPSTDHGSGMYELYLSEDASEVILFTFPFYDLTNNATTPSNTPGTSLSLVFSPSIDAQTYDDNGNVTAITLPKASAWQIDRQMDINGTTYYRVATNEWVKKTDGIEVTPREGQIDTNKVSSLYTSTGKKVTNRALAAHTGWYTDRMATINGQIMYRVATDEWISISDTQYAAF; encoded by the coding sequence ATGAAAAAATTTGCTAAATATATGGGAATTACAGCAGCCGCTTTGTTAGCTGTTGCACCAATTGCTGCACCAGTGATTAATGCTAGTACTGAGGTAACGGCAGAGGCAACTACAGTTAGTGGTGACGTGTTGAATCAAGTAAATGCTGCAAAAGTAACAGGAGATATAACTTCGAATGAGGATGGAACATATAACTTTACTGGTTCAGTTCCAGCTGTATTGGATGGTAAGGCCTCGAGTATTAATGTTAGTAATGTTACATTGACACCTGGGGAAAGTCGTTATTTTGATTATCCTGAAATCCCCAACTATACACCAAGTACTGACCATGGTTCTGGTATGTATGAACTTTATTTGTCAGAAGATGCAAGTGAGGTCATTTTATTTACCTTTCCGTTTTATGATTTAACAAATAATGCAACGACACCATCTAATACACCAGGAACAAGTTTGTCATTGGTATTCTCACCATCAATTGATGCACAAACTTATGATGATAATGGAAATGTCACTGCGATAACTTTGCCAAAAGCATCAGCTTGGCAAATCGATAGACAGATGGATATTAATGGTACAACTTATTATCGTGTTGCCACTAATGAATGGGTTAAAAAGACAGACGGTATTGAAGTAACACCAAGAGAAGGTCAAATAGATACAAATAAAGTATCTAGTCTTTATACATCAACTGGTAAGAAGGTAACTAATCGTGCTTTAGCTGCTCATACTGGCTGGTACACTGATCGTATGGCTACAATTAATGGTCAAATAATGTATCGTGTTGCAACTGATGAATGGATCAGCATAAGTGATACACAATATGCTGCATTTTAA
- a CDS encoding serine hydrolase domain-containing protein, whose amino-acid sequence MKKNILVLFMLLAIFSGLAPETVLADSTDSSADSEFNQKIDSLLDQKGYSGTLLVVKNGKPIYQTSRGFANYANGIDNDKNTTYEIDSVQKSMTAAMIMKQVQDGKLKLSDKLSKFYPQIPGSKKITIRQMLDMTSGLILKGDIGPSRILSDEDIIHEDITNIKFSNFLHGKWDYQAINFNLLSGILEKLTGESYRQLFTDTFIKKLDLDNTIFAYDNDPNILKATGYNNIDPLSSRLDYKNAFYTRKWFEFDELGTGQIYMSANDLYKVEKYIMTGSYLSKKSRKELFKPGSGSTYGGGLYHRPNDNFANGWGYGFQTVMHISHNGKNAVIVLENYSRLAADIKPAAKTIYQMVNEK is encoded by the coding sequence ATGAAAAAAAATATTTTAGTTCTTTTCATGCTTTTAGCAATCTTTTCAGGATTAGCTCCTGAGACTGTTTTGGCAGATTCAACTGATTCATCGGCTGACAGTGAATTTAATCAAAAAATCGACAGCTTATTAGATCAGAAAGGATATTCTGGAACATTGTTGGTCGTTAAAAATGGTAAGCCGATTTATCAAACTAGCCGCGGTTTTGCCAATTATGCTAATGGCATCGACAATGATAAGAATACAACTTATGAGATTGATTCCGTACAGAAGTCAATGACAGCAGCGATGATCATGAAGCAAGTTCAAGATGGCAAGCTGAAGTTAAGTGATAAATTGTCTAAATTTTATCCACAGATTCCCGGCAGTAAAAAAATCACCATTAGACAAATGCTCGACATGACTTCGGGCTTGATTTTAAAGGGTGATATTGGGCCTAGTCGGATTCTTTCCGATGAAGATATTATTCATGAAGATATTACTAACATCAAATTCTCTAATTTTTTGCATGGTAAGTGGGATTATCAAGCGATTAACTTCAATTTGTTGAGTGGTATCTTGGAAAAGTTGACTGGTGAATCATATCGTCAGTTGTTTACCGATACTTTTATTAAGAAACTTGATTTGGATAATACGATTTTTGCATACGACAATGATCCTAATATTCTCAAAGCTACTGGATATAACAATATCGATCCATTGTCATCACGACTCGATTACAAGAACGCTTTTTATACGAGAAAATGGTTCGAATTTGATGAGTTAGGTACTGGCCAAATTTATATGAGTGCCAATGATTTATATAAAGTAGAAAAATATATTATGACCGGTTCTTACTTGAGCAAAAAATCTCGTAAAGAGCTATTTAAGCCTGGTAGTGGCAGTACTTATGGAGGCGGTTTGTATCATCGTCCAAATGATAACTTTGCTAATGGTTGGGGTTATGGCTTTCAAACCGTGATGCATATTTCTCATAATGGAAAGAACGCCGTTATTGTTTTGGAAAATTATTCCAGATTGGCAGCTGATATTAAGCCAGCCGCTAAGACAATTTATCAAATGGTCAACGAAAAATAA
- a CDS encoding NADH:flavin oxidoreductase/NADH oxidase family protein, with translation MTTIFEPLTLKTNTTIKNRFVKAALSETLGNKNYQPTEQLISLYQAWANGGTGLLITGNVMVDPNARGEFGNIVIDRNQNFELLKKWAQAGTTNDTKIFMQLNHPGKQSPKTITKQPVAPSAVPMTGSNSFAFNSPRALTHTEIQQIIAKFVDAAVIAQKTGFSGVEIHAAHGYLLNQFLSPHDNQRTDEYGGSLENRMRIVTEIYQGIREKVGNDFPIALKINSSDFRPDGFSEEDSLKVIQKMDQMGIDLIEISGGNYENPKMQGIGKGAFFIDYAKKVKQTIKTPIIVTGGFNTANGMESAIKNDETDFVGLARPLVMVPDLPKQLKWGNFTSVKLNHLTTGSKKLDKKVGSLIGLSFYQQQMLRIAEDKKVQPTTNAWGALLFSLKHQGISALMPQRSKE, from the coding sequence ATGACTACTATTTTTGAACCTCTAACTTTAAAAACTAATACTACAATTAAAAACCGCTTCGTTAAGGCTGCTCTGAGTGAAACTTTAGGCAATAAAAACTACCAACCAACAGAACAACTCATTTCACTTTATCAAGCATGGGCTAATGGTGGGACTGGCCTACTCATTACAGGAAACGTGATGGTTGATCCAAACGCTCGCGGTGAATTTGGAAATATCGTCATCGACCGCAATCAAAATTTTGAGCTGCTAAAAAAATGGGCTCAAGCTGGAACTACCAATGATACTAAAATCTTTATGCAATTAAATCATCCTGGTAAACAATCTCCCAAGACTATCACAAAACAACCCGTCGCCCCCAGTGCTGTTCCTATGACTGGTTCAAATAGTTTTGCTTTCAATTCACCTCGCGCTTTAACTCACACAGAAATACAGCAAATCATCGCTAAATTTGTCGATGCCGCAGTCATTGCTCAAAAAACTGGCTTTTCAGGAGTAGAAATTCACGCCGCTCACGGTTATTTACTCAATCAGTTCCTCTCACCACATGACAATCAAAGAACTGACGAATACGGTGGTTCTTTAGAAAATCGCATGCGCATTGTGACAGAAATCTATCAGGGCATTCGTGAAAAAGTAGGTAATGACTTCCCGATTGCTTTAAAAATTAATTCTTCAGATTTTCGTCCTGATGGTTTTTCTGAAGAGGACTCACTCAAAGTAATTCAAAAAATGGATCAAATGGGTATCGACTTGATAGAAATATCTGGTGGTAACTACGAGAATCCGAAAATGCAGGGAATTGGCAAAGGTGCTTTCTTCATCGATTATGCCAAAAAGGTCAAACAAACTATCAAGACTCCTATCATTGTTACTGGTGGTTTTAACACTGCTAATGGTATGGAATCGGCTATTAAAAATGATGAGACTGATTTTGTCGGACTCGCTCGTCCATTAGTTATGGTTCCAGACTTGCCCAAACAACTCAAATGGGGTAATTTTACTTCTGTAAAGTTAAATCATCTAACTACTGGTTCAAAAAAATTGGATAAAAAAGTTGGTTCTTTGATTGGATTGAGCTTTTATCAACAACAAATGTTGCGAATTGCTGAAGACAAAAAAGTTCAACCTACCACAAATGCTTGGGGAGCCTTATTATTTTCTCTTAAGCACCAAGGAATATCTGCTTTAATGCCACAACGGAGTAAGGAGTAA